The following proteins are encoded in a genomic region of Phycisphaera sp.:
- a CDS encoding sugar phosphate nucleotidyltransferase → MKGVILAGGLGTRLRPLTLVTNKHLLPVFDRPMIYYPIECLMNAGISEILIVTGGEHAGDFLKLLKNGQDLGVKRLAYAYQEGEGGIADALRLAKDFADGEKICVVLGDNIIEGNLKKAAGEFFTQKSGAKLLLKTVDDPERFGVVRFDGDGPDAKIAEIIEKPQDPPSNSAVTGIYFYDSDVFDMCEGLEPSARGELEITDVNNYYLKRGDLTYDTLEGWWTDAGTFESLHRASTMVREGGANHTQMPAAAGAHA, encoded by the coding sequence GTGAAGGGCGTAATACTGGCAGGCGGGCTCGGCACACGGCTACGGCCGCTGACATTGGTTACGAACAAACACCTATTACCGGTGTTCGATCGGCCCATGATCTATTACCCCATCGAGTGCCTCATGAATGCTGGCATCAGCGAGATCCTCATCGTCACCGGCGGCGAGCACGCGGGCGACTTCCTCAAGCTTCTTAAGAACGGGCAGGACCTGGGCGTGAAGCGGCTGGCGTACGCCTACCAGGAGGGCGAGGGCGGCATCGCCGACGCGCTCCGCCTGGCCAAGGACTTCGCCGACGGCGAGAAGATCTGCGTCGTGCTGGGCGACAACATCATCGAGGGCAACCTCAAGAAGGCCGCCGGCGAGTTCTTCACGCAGAAGAGCGGCGCCAAACTGCTGCTCAAGACCGTGGACGACCCCGAGCGATTTGGTGTGGTGCGCTTCGACGGCGATGGACCCGATGCGAAGATCGCCGAGATCATCGAGAAGCCGCAGGACCCGCCCAGCAATAGCGCGGTGACGGGCATCTACTTCTACGACTCGGACGTGTTCGACATGTGCGAGGGCCTCGAGCCCAGCGCCCGTGGTGAGCTCGAGATCACCGACGTGAACAACTACTACCTGAAGCGTGGCGACCTGACGTACGACACGCTCGAGGGCTGGTGGACCGACGCGGGCACGTTCGAGAGCCTGCACCGCGCCTCGACCATGGTGCGGGAGGGTGGAGCCAACCACACCCAGATGCCAGCAGCCGCAGGAGCCCACGCATGA
- the rfbD gene encoding dTDP-4-dehydrorhamnose reductase: MSEFAGKSVLVLGGTGMLGRALMAELSAREIQFTTLSRDEIDLAEPDTIASMQPCDVLFNCAAWTDVDGTEAHEPEATRANGHAIEQILGAGKAELLVTFGSDYVFDGSGVEPYPVDHTRSPVNAYGRSKAVGEEAMEAANEDRWLHLRTSWLYAPWGKNFVLTMRKLLAEKPSLSVVDDQRGRPTSAEHLARCAIDLALNENRGHWHATDGGECTWYEFAQEIKRLTGATADIEPCTSDEFPRPAKRPAYSVLDISKTEAELGPMPHWKDNLADVLRRVPEGITNA, from the coding sequence ATGAGCGAGTTCGCTGGCAAATCGGTTCTTGTGCTTGGTGGCACCGGCATGCTTGGCCGTGCGCTGATGGCCGAACTCTCGGCCCGAGAGATCCAGTTCACCACGCTCTCGCGCGATGAGATCGATCTGGCAGAGCCCGACACGATTGCCAGTATGCAGCCGTGTGATGTCCTGTTCAACTGTGCGGCGTGGACCGATGTGGACGGTACCGAAGCGCACGAACCCGAGGCAACAAGGGCCAACGGCCACGCGATCGAGCAAATTCTTGGGGCGGGCAAGGCCGAATTGCTGGTCACCTTCGGCTCGGACTATGTTTTCGACGGTTCAGGCGTTGAGCCCTATCCGGTTGACCACACTCGCTCACCCGTGAACGCTTACGGCCGGTCCAAGGCTGTGGGCGAGGAAGCAATGGAAGCCGCCAACGAGGATCGCTGGCTGCACCTGCGTACGAGTTGGCTGTACGCGCCCTGGGGCAAGAACTTCGTGCTCACCATGCGCAAGCTGCTAGCCGAAAAGCCCTCGCTCTCAGTCGTCGACGATCAACGTGGCCGACCAACATCTGCCGAGCACCTGGCACGCTGCGCGATCGATCTTGCGCTGAACGAGAATCGCGGCCACTGGCACGCCACCGATGGCGGCGAATGCACCTGGTACGAGTTCGCTCAGGAAATCAAGCGCCTTACCGGCGCAACGGCAGACATCGAACCCTGCACGAGCGACGAATTCCCACGCCCCGCCAAGCGCCCGGCGTACAGCGTGCTGGACATCAGCAAGACCGAGGCCGAGCTGGGCCCGATGCCCCACTGGAAGGACAACCTGGCCGACGTGCTGCGTCGCGTGCCGGAAGGGATCACCAATGCCTGA